The following coding sequences are from one Numida meleagris isolate 19003 breed g44 Domestic line chromosome 22, NumMel1.0, whole genome shotgun sequence window:
- the PTAFR gene encoding platelet-activating factor receptor: MSGEGKNDAAGSACPIDSVFRYSLFTVFYSIVFILGFVANCYVLWIFSRIYPTKKLNEIKIFMLNLTVADLLFLVTMPLWIVYYHHNGDWIMPKFLCNVAGCLFFVNTYASVAFLMVITYNRYQAVTNPIRAAQFTTQRRGIFLSAAIWIITVGSAMYYIFDDNTNVEKMGLKNYTRCFERYDSTGNVTPVLAIHVIICVLFYIIFLFILAWNIIIIRTLFSKSGQQRKSAHVKQRALWMVCTVLVVFIISFVPHHIVDLPWTLTVLEQWQKENCHLRQQLNDAHQVTLCLLSMNCVLDPVIYCFLTKKFQKHVSQNLKSMKGSRKCSRQTTDTVIEGTMHQEDAIGF, translated from the coding sequence ATGTCTGGAGAGGGCAAAAATGACGCTGCGGGCAGTGCATGCCCCATAGACTCTGTGTTTCGCTACAGCCTCTTCACTGTTTTCTACAGCATCGTTTTCATTCTGGGCTTTGTCGCCAACTGCTACGTGCTCTGGATTTTCAGCCGTATTTACCCCACCAAGAAACTCAATGAAATCAAGATATTTATGCTGAACCTGACAGTAGCTGACCTGCTCTTCCTGGTTACAATGCCACTGTGGATTGTTTACTATCACCACAACGGGGACTGGATCATGCCCAAGTTCCTCTGTAATGTGGCTGGCTGTTTATTTTTCGTGAACACTTATGCTTCTGTTGCCTTCCTGATGGTCATTACGTACAACCGTTACCAAGCCGTGACTAATCCCATCAGAGCAGCTCAGTTTACCACCCAGAGAAGGGGTATCTTTCTATCAGCAGCTATCTGGATCATAACAGTGGGCAGCGCTATGTATTACATTTTTGATGATAACACGAATGTGGAGAAAATGGGCTTAAAGAATTATACGCGTTGTTTTGAGCGCTATGACTCTACTGGTAATGTGACACCTGTTCTTGCCATTCATGTCATCATCTGCGTCCTCTTCTACATCATTTTCCTATTTATCCTAGCCTGGAACATCATCATTATCAGGACCCTGTTCTCCAAATCAGGACAGCAGCGGAAGAGCGCTCATGTCAAGCAAAGGGCGCTCTGGATGGTTTGCACCGTGCTGGTTGTGTTCATCATAAGCTTTGTGCCTCATCACATTGTGGACCTGCCCTGGACGCTGACTGTTCTGGAGCAATGGCAGAAGGAAAATTGTCATTTGCGCCAACAACTCAATGATGCTCACCAGGTGACTTTGTGCCTCTTGAGTATGAACTGCGTGTTGGACCCAGTCATCTACTGCTTCCTCACCAAGAAGTTCCAGAAGCACGTATcacaaaatctgaaaagcatGAAAGGGAGTCGCAAGTGCTCCAGGCAAACCACAGACACGGTGATTGAGGGCACCATGCACCAAGAGGATGCCATTGGGTTCTAG